From Equus asinus isolate D_3611 breed Donkey chromosome 14, EquAss-T2T_v2, whole genome shotgun sequence, one genomic window encodes:
- the SH2B2 gene encoding SH2B adapter protein 2 isoform X2: protein MTAPQRISAHCSEPAAGGCDGTGAMNGAAPGPAAAAAPVPVPVPVPVPDWRQFCELHAQAAAVDFAHKFCRFLRDNPAYDTPDAGASFSRHFAANFLDVFGEEVRRVLVAAPASPGAMEPEAAGPPALKAAGYGHSRSSEDVSAHAAAKARVRKGFSLRNMSLCVMDGVRDMWHRRASPEPDVGAAPRAAEPPAEPRDKWTRRLRLSRTLAAKVELVDIQREGALRFMVADDAAAGPGGAAQWQKCRLLLRRAVAGERFRLEFFVPPKASKPKVSIPLSAIIEVRTTMPLEMPEKDNTFVLKVENGAEYILETIDSLQKHSWVADIQGCVDPGDSEEDTEPSCARGGCLASRMASCSCELLTDVDPARPPETTAAVVTAPHSRARDAVSESLVHVPLETFLETLESPGGSGGDSNNTAPRPSHCHPSAGEEGAEPEPEAEPALELSDYPWFHGTLSRVRAAQLVLAGGPRSHGLFVIRQSETRPGEYVLTFNFQGKAKHLRLSLNGHGQCHVQHLWFQSVLDMLRHFHTHPIPLESGGSADITLRSYVRAQGPPPDPRPAPPATPAPPACWSEPPGQHYFSSLAATACPPASPSEPGGASSSSASSSSAASGPGGARAPTEGPLSARSRSNSAERLLEAAGGAEEPPEAGPGEGSRGRTRAVENQYSFY from the exons ATGACAGCCCCCCAGCGGATCTCAGCCCACTGCTCAGAACCAG CCGCAGGGGGCTGCGATGGGACGGGAGCCATGAATGGtgccgcccccggccccgccgccgccgccgccccggtcccggtcccggtcccggtcccggtcccggacTGGCGGCAGTTCTGCGAGCTGCACGCGCAGGCGGCCGCCGTGGATTTTGCGCACAAGTTCTGCCGCTTCCTGCGCGACAACCCGGCCTACGACACGCCCGACGCTGGAGCCTCCTTCTCCCGCCACTTTGCCGCCAACTTCCTGGACGTCTTCGGCGAGGAGGTGCGCCGCGTGCTGGTGGCCGCGCCGGCGTCCCCCGGGGCCATGGAGCCCGAGGCGGCGGGGCCCCCGGCGCTCAAGGCGGCGGGGTACGGCCACTCGCGGAGCTCGGAGGACGTGTCGGCGCACGCGGCGGCCAAGGCCCGCGTCCGCAAGGGCTTCTCGCTGCGCAACATGAGCCTGTGCGTGATGGACGGCGTGCGCGACATGTGGCACCGGCGCGCCTCGCCCGAGCCCGACGTGGGGGCTGCCCCGCGGGCCGCCGAGCCCCCGGCCGAGCCGCGTGACAAGTGGACGCGGCGCCTGCGGCTGTCGCGGACGCTGGCGGCCAAGGTGGAGCTGGTGGACATCCAGCGCGAGGGCGCGCTGCGCTTCATGGTGGCCGACGACGCGGCCGCGGGCCCCGGGGGCGCCGCCCAGTGGCAGAAGTGCCGCCTGCTGCTGCGCAGAGCCGTGGCCGGCGAGCGCTTCCGCCTGGAGTTCTTCGTGCCACCCAAG GCCTCCAAGCCCAAGGTCAGCATCCCTCTCTCGGCCATCATCGAGGTCCGCACCACGATGCCCCTGGAGATGCCGGAGAAGGACAACACGTTCGTGCTCAAG GTGGAGAACGGAGCAGAGTACATCCTGGAGACCATCGACTCCCTGCAGAAGCACTCATGGGTGGCTGACATCCAGGGCTGCGTGGATCCCGG GGACAGCGAGGAAGACACCGAGCCCTCCTGTGCCCGGGGAGGCTGTCTGGCCAGCCGCATGGCCTCCTGCAGCTGTGAGCTCCTGACGGACG TGGACCCGGCCCGGCCCCCAGAGACAACGGCAGCTGTGGTGACAGCCCCGCATAGCCGAGCTCGAGATGCAGTCAGCGAGTCCCTGGTCCATGTCCCACTGGAGACCTTCCTAGAGACCCTGGAATCCCCAGGCGGCAGTGGTGGCGACAGCAATAACACag CCCCACGCCCCTCACACTGTCATCCCtctgcaggggaggagggagcagagccgGAGCCGGAGGCCGAGCCCGCGCTGGAGCTGTCCGACTACCCCTGGTTCCACGGCACGCTGTCACGGGTCAGGGCGGCTCAGCTGGTGCTGGCGGGGGGGCCCCGGAGCCACGGCCTCTTCGTGATCCGCCAGAGTGAGACTCGGCCGGGGGAGTACGTGCTGACCTTCAACTTCCAGGGCAAGGCCAAG CACCTGCGCCTGTCCTTGAACGGCCACGGGCAGTGCCACGTACAGCACCTGTGGTTCCAGTCTGTGCTTGACATGCTCCGCCACTTCCACACCCACCCCATCCCGCTGGAGTCAGGTGGCTCAGCAGACATCACCCTGCGCAGCTATGTGCGGGCCCAGGGCCCCCCACCTG ACCCGAGGCCCGCGCCCCCCGCCACGCCCGCGCCCCCCGCCTGCTGGAGCGAGCCGCCCGGCCAGCACTACTTCTCCAGCCTCGCTGCCACCGCCTGCCCCCCCGCCTCGCCCTCGGAGCCGGGCGGCGCCTCGTCCTCGTCCGCCTCGTCGTCCTCGGCCGCGTCTGGGCCCGGCGGCGCGCGCGCCCCCACCGAGGGTCCGCTCAGCGCGCGCAGCCGCAGCAACAGCGCCGAGCGCCTTCTGGAGGCGGCGGGGGGCGCCGAGGAGCCCCCCGAGGCCGGGCCGGGCGAGGGATCGCGGGGCCGCACGCGCGCCGTGGAGAACCAGTACTCCTTCTACTAG
- the SH2B2 gene encoding SH2B adapter protein 2 isoform X1 — translation MTAPQRISAHCSEPAAGGCDGTGAMNGAAPGPAAAAAPVPVPVPVPVPDWRQFCELHAQAAAVDFAHKFCRFLRDNPAYDTPDAGASFSRHFAANFLDVFGEEVRRVLVAAPASPGAMEPEAAGPPALKAAGYGHSRSSEDVSAHAAAKARVRKGFSLRNMSLCVMDGVRDMWHRRASPEPDVGAAPRAAEPPAEPRDKWTRRLRLSRTLAAKVELVDIQREGALRFMVADDAAAGPGGAAQWQKCRLLLRRAVAGERFRLEFFVPPKASKPKVSIPLSAIIEVRTTMPLEMPEKDNTFVLKVENGAEYILETIDSLQKHSWVADIQGCVDPGDSEEDTEPSCARGGCLASRMASCSCELLTDAVDPARPPETTAAVVTAPHSRARDAVSESLVHVPLETFLETLESPGGSGGDSNNTAPRPSHCHPSAGEEGAEPEPEAEPALELSDYPWFHGTLSRVRAAQLVLAGGPRSHGLFVIRQSETRPGEYVLTFNFQGKAKHLRLSLNGHGQCHVQHLWFQSVLDMLRHFHTHPIPLESGGSADITLRSYVRAQGPPPDPRPAPPATPAPPACWSEPPGQHYFSSLAATACPPASPSEPGGASSSSASSSSAASGPGGARAPTEGPLSARSRSNSAERLLEAAGGAEEPPEAGPGEGSRGRTRAVENQYSFY, via the exons ATGACAGCCCCCCAGCGGATCTCAGCCCACTGCTCAGAACCAG CCGCAGGGGGCTGCGATGGGACGGGAGCCATGAATGGtgccgcccccggccccgccgccgccgccgccccggtcccggtcccggtcccggtcccggtcccggacTGGCGGCAGTTCTGCGAGCTGCACGCGCAGGCGGCCGCCGTGGATTTTGCGCACAAGTTCTGCCGCTTCCTGCGCGACAACCCGGCCTACGACACGCCCGACGCTGGAGCCTCCTTCTCCCGCCACTTTGCCGCCAACTTCCTGGACGTCTTCGGCGAGGAGGTGCGCCGCGTGCTGGTGGCCGCGCCGGCGTCCCCCGGGGCCATGGAGCCCGAGGCGGCGGGGCCCCCGGCGCTCAAGGCGGCGGGGTACGGCCACTCGCGGAGCTCGGAGGACGTGTCGGCGCACGCGGCGGCCAAGGCCCGCGTCCGCAAGGGCTTCTCGCTGCGCAACATGAGCCTGTGCGTGATGGACGGCGTGCGCGACATGTGGCACCGGCGCGCCTCGCCCGAGCCCGACGTGGGGGCTGCCCCGCGGGCCGCCGAGCCCCCGGCCGAGCCGCGTGACAAGTGGACGCGGCGCCTGCGGCTGTCGCGGACGCTGGCGGCCAAGGTGGAGCTGGTGGACATCCAGCGCGAGGGCGCGCTGCGCTTCATGGTGGCCGACGACGCGGCCGCGGGCCCCGGGGGCGCCGCCCAGTGGCAGAAGTGCCGCCTGCTGCTGCGCAGAGCCGTGGCCGGCGAGCGCTTCCGCCTGGAGTTCTTCGTGCCACCCAAG GCCTCCAAGCCCAAGGTCAGCATCCCTCTCTCGGCCATCATCGAGGTCCGCACCACGATGCCCCTGGAGATGCCGGAGAAGGACAACACGTTCGTGCTCAAG GTGGAGAACGGAGCAGAGTACATCCTGGAGACCATCGACTCCCTGCAGAAGCACTCATGGGTGGCTGACATCCAGGGCTGCGTGGATCCCGG GGACAGCGAGGAAGACACCGAGCCCTCCTGTGCCCGGGGAGGCTGTCTGGCCAGCCGCATGGCCTCCTGCAGCTGTGAGCTCCTGACGGACG CAGTGGACCCGGCCCGGCCCCCAGAGACAACGGCAGCTGTGGTGACAGCCCCGCATAGCCGAGCTCGAGATGCAGTCAGCGAGTCCCTGGTCCATGTCCCACTGGAGACCTTCCTAGAGACCCTGGAATCCCCAGGCGGCAGTGGTGGCGACAGCAATAACACag CCCCACGCCCCTCACACTGTCATCCCtctgcaggggaggagggagcagagccgGAGCCGGAGGCCGAGCCCGCGCTGGAGCTGTCCGACTACCCCTGGTTCCACGGCACGCTGTCACGGGTCAGGGCGGCTCAGCTGGTGCTGGCGGGGGGGCCCCGGAGCCACGGCCTCTTCGTGATCCGCCAGAGTGAGACTCGGCCGGGGGAGTACGTGCTGACCTTCAACTTCCAGGGCAAGGCCAAG CACCTGCGCCTGTCCTTGAACGGCCACGGGCAGTGCCACGTACAGCACCTGTGGTTCCAGTCTGTGCTTGACATGCTCCGCCACTTCCACACCCACCCCATCCCGCTGGAGTCAGGTGGCTCAGCAGACATCACCCTGCGCAGCTATGTGCGGGCCCAGGGCCCCCCACCTG ACCCGAGGCCCGCGCCCCCCGCCACGCCCGCGCCCCCCGCCTGCTGGAGCGAGCCGCCCGGCCAGCACTACTTCTCCAGCCTCGCTGCCACCGCCTGCCCCCCCGCCTCGCCCTCGGAGCCGGGCGGCGCCTCGTCCTCGTCCGCCTCGTCGTCCTCGGCCGCGTCTGGGCCCGGCGGCGCGCGCGCCCCCACCGAGGGTCCGCTCAGCGCGCGCAGCCGCAGCAACAGCGCCGAGCGCCTTCTGGAGGCGGCGGGGGGCGCCGAGGAGCCCCCCGAGGCCGGGCCGGGCGAGGGATCGCGGGGCCGCACGCGCGCCGTGGAGAACCAGTACTCCTTCTACTAG
- the SH2B2 gene encoding SH2B adapter protein 2 isoform X5: MTAPQRISAHCSEPAAGGCDGTGAMNGAAPGPAAAAAPVPVPVPVPVPDWRQFCELHAQAAAVDFAHKFCRFLRDNPAYDTPDAGASFSRHFAANFLDVFGEEVRRVLVAAPASPGAMEPEAAGPPALKAAGYGHSRSSEDVSAHAAAKARVRKGFSLRNMSLCVMDGVRDMWHRRASPEPDVGAAPRAAEPPAEPRDKWTRRLRLSRTLAAKVELVDIQREGALRFMVADDAAAGPGGAAQWQKCRLLLRRAVAGERFRLEFFVPPKASKPKVSIPLSAIIEVRTTMPLEMPEKDNTFVLKVENGAEYILETIDSLQKHSWVADIQGCVDPGDSEEDTEPSCARGGCLASRMASCSCELLTDAVDPARPPETTAAVVTAPHSRARDAVSESLVHVPLETFLETLESPGGSGGDSNNTGEEGAEPEPEAEPALELSDYPWFHGTLSRVRAAQLVLAGGPRSHGLFVIRQSETRPGEYVLTFNFQGKAKHLRLSLNGHGQCHVQHLWFQSVLDMLRHFHTHPIPLESGGSADITLRSYVRAQGPPPDPRPAPPATPAPPACWSEPPGQHYFSSLAATACPPASPSEPGGASSSSASSSSAASGPGGARAPTEGPLSARSRSNSAERLLEAAGGAEEPPEAGPGEGSRGRTRAVENQYSFY; encoded by the exons ATGACAGCCCCCCAGCGGATCTCAGCCCACTGCTCAGAACCAG CCGCAGGGGGCTGCGATGGGACGGGAGCCATGAATGGtgccgcccccggccccgccgccgccgccgccccggtcccggtcccggtcccggtcccggtcccggacTGGCGGCAGTTCTGCGAGCTGCACGCGCAGGCGGCCGCCGTGGATTTTGCGCACAAGTTCTGCCGCTTCCTGCGCGACAACCCGGCCTACGACACGCCCGACGCTGGAGCCTCCTTCTCCCGCCACTTTGCCGCCAACTTCCTGGACGTCTTCGGCGAGGAGGTGCGCCGCGTGCTGGTGGCCGCGCCGGCGTCCCCCGGGGCCATGGAGCCCGAGGCGGCGGGGCCCCCGGCGCTCAAGGCGGCGGGGTACGGCCACTCGCGGAGCTCGGAGGACGTGTCGGCGCACGCGGCGGCCAAGGCCCGCGTCCGCAAGGGCTTCTCGCTGCGCAACATGAGCCTGTGCGTGATGGACGGCGTGCGCGACATGTGGCACCGGCGCGCCTCGCCCGAGCCCGACGTGGGGGCTGCCCCGCGGGCCGCCGAGCCCCCGGCCGAGCCGCGTGACAAGTGGACGCGGCGCCTGCGGCTGTCGCGGACGCTGGCGGCCAAGGTGGAGCTGGTGGACATCCAGCGCGAGGGCGCGCTGCGCTTCATGGTGGCCGACGACGCGGCCGCGGGCCCCGGGGGCGCCGCCCAGTGGCAGAAGTGCCGCCTGCTGCTGCGCAGAGCCGTGGCCGGCGAGCGCTTCCGCCTGGAGTTCTTCGTGCCACCCAAG GCCTCCAAGCCCAAGGTCAGCATCCCTCTCTCGGCCATCATCGAGGTCCGCACCACGATGCCCCTGGAGATGCCGGAGAAGGACAACACGTTCGTGCTCAAG GTGGAGAACGGAGCAGAGTACATCCTGGAGACCATCGACTCCCTGCAGAAGCACTCATGGGTGGCTGACATCCAGGGCTGCGTGGATCCCGG GGACAGCGAGGAAGACACCGAGCCCTCCTGTGCCCGGGGAGGCTGTCTGGCCAGCCGCATGGCCTCCTGCAGCTGTGAGCTCCTGACGGACG CAGTGGACCCGGCCCGGCCCCCAGAGACAACGGCAGCTGTGGTGACAGCCCCGCATAGCCGAGCTCGAGATGCAGTCAGCGAGTCCCTGGTCCATGTCCCACTGGAGACCTTCCTAGAGACCCTGGAATCCCCAGGCGGCAGTGGTGGCGACAGCAATAACACag gggaggagggagcagagccgGAGCCGGAGGCCGAGCCCGCGCTGGAGCTGTCCGACTACCCCTGGTTCCACGGCACGCTGTCACGGGTCAGGGCGGCTCAGCTGGTGCTGGCGGGGGGGCCCCGGAGCCACGGCCTCTTCGTGATCCGCCAGAGTGAGACTCGGCCGGGGGAGTACGTGCTGACCTTCAACTTCCAGGGCAAGGCCAAG CACCTGCGCCTGTCCTTGAACGGCCACGGGCAGTGCCACGTACAGCACCTGTGGTTCCAGTCTGTGCTTGACATGCTCCGCCACTTCCACACCCACCCCATCCCGCTGGAGTCAGGTGGCTCAGCAGACATCACCCTGCGCAGCTATGTGCGGGCCCAGGGCCCCCCACCTG ACCCGAGGCCCGCGCCCCCCGCCACGCCCGCGCCCCCCGCCTGCTGGAGCGAGCCGCCCGGCCAGCACTACTTCTCCAGCCTCGCTGCCACCGCCTGCCCCCCCGCCTCGCCCTCGGAGCCGGGCGGCGCCTCGTCCTCGTCCGCCTCGTCGTCCTCGGCCGCGTCTGGGCCCGGCGGCGCGCGCGCCCCCACCGAGGGTCCGCTCAGCGCGCGCAGCCGCAGCAACAGCGCCGAGCGCCTTCTGGAGGCGGCGGGGGGCGCCGAGGAGCCCCCCGAGGCCGGGCCGGGCGAGGGATCGCGGGGCCGCACGCGCGCCGTGGAGAACCAGTACTCCTTCTACTAG
- the SH2B2 gene encoding SH2B adapter protein 2 isoform X6 — protein MTAPQRISAHCSEPAAGGCDGTGAMNGAAPGPAAAAAPVPVPVPVPVPDWRQFCELHAQAAAVDFAHKFCRFLRDNPAYDTPDAGASFSRHFAANFLDVFGEEVRRVLVAAPASPGAMEPEAAGPPALKAAGYGHSRSSEDVSAHAAAKARVRKGFSLRNMSLCVMDGVRDMWHRRASPEPDVGAAPRAAEPPAEPRDKWTRRLRLSRTLAAKVELVDIQREGALRFMVADDAAAGPGGAAQWQKCRLLLRRAVAGERFRLEFFVPPKASKPKVSIPLSAIIEVRTTMPLEMPEKDNTFVLKVENGAEYILETIDSLQKHSWVADIQGCVDPGDSEEDTEPSCARGGCLASRMASCSCELLTDVDPARPPETTAAVVTAPHSRARDAVSESLVHVPLETFLETLESPGGSGGDSNNTGEEGAEPEPEAEPALELSDYPWFHGTLSRVRAAQLVLAGGPRSHGLFVIRQSETRPGEYVLTFNFQGKAKHLRLSLNGHGQCHVQHLWFQSVLDMLRHFHTHPIPLESGGSADITLRSYVRAQGPPPDPRPAPPATPAPPACWSEPPGQHYFSSLAATACPPASPSEPGGASSSSASSSSAASGPGGARAPTEGPLSARSRSNSAERLLEAAGGAEEPPEAGPGEGSRGRTRAVENQYSFY, from the exons ATGACAGCCCCCCAGCGGATCTCAGCCCACTGCTCAGAACCAG CCGCAGGGGGCTGCGATGGGACGGGAGCCATGAATGGtgccgcccccggccccgccgccgccgccgccccggtcccggtcccggtcccggtcccggtcccggacTGGCGGCAGTTCTGCGAGCTGCACGCGCAGGCGGCCGCCGTGGATTTTGCGCACAAGTTCTGCCGCTTCCTGCGCGACAACCCGGCCTACGACACGCCCGACGCTGGAGCCTCCTTCTCCCGCCACTTTGCCGCCAACTTCCTGGACGTCTTCGGCGAGGAGGTGCGCCGCGTGCTGGTGGCCGCGCCGGCGTCCCCCGGGGCCATGGAGCCCGAGGCGGCGGGGCCCCCGGCGCTCAAGGCGGCGGGGTACGGCCACTCGCGGAGCTCGGAGGACGTGTCGGCGCACGCGGCGGCCAAGGCCCGCGTCCGCAAGGGCTTCTCGCTGCGCAACATGAGCCTGTGCGTGATGGACGGCGTGCGCGACATGTGGCACCGGCGCGCCTCGCCCGAGCCCGACGTGGGGGCTGCCCCGCGGGCCGCCGAGCCCCCGGCCGAGCCGCGTGACAAGTGGACGCGGCGCCTGCGGCTGTCGCGGACGCTGGCGGCCAAGGTGGAGCTGGTGGACATCCAGCGCGAGGGCGCGCTGCGCTTCATGGTGGCCGACGACGCGGCCGCGGGCCCCGGGGGCGCCGCCCAGTGGCAGAAGTGCCGCCTGCTGCTGCGCAGAGCCGTGGCCGGCGAGCGCTTCCGCCTGGAGTTCTTCGTGCCACCCAAG GCCTCCAAGCCCAAGGTCAGCATCCCTCTCTCGGCCATCATCGAGGTCCGCACCACGATGCCCCTGGAGATGCCGGAGAAGGACAACACGTTCGTGCTCAAG GTGGAGAACGGAGCAGAGTACATCCTGGAGACCATCGACTCCCTGCAGAAGCACTCATGGGTGGCTGACATCCAGGGCTGCGTGGATCCCGG GGACAGCGAGGAAGACACCGAGCCCTCCTGTGCCCGGGGAGGCTGTCTGGCCAGCCGCATGGCCTCCTGCAGCTGTGAGCTCCTGACGGACG TGGACCCGGCCCGGCCCCCAGAGACAACGGCAGCTGTGGTGACAGCCCCGCATAGCCGAGCTCGAGATGCAGTCAGCGAGTCCCTGGTCCATGTCCCACTGGAGACCTTCCTAGAGACCCTGGAATCCCCAGGCGGCAGTGGTGGCGACAGCAATAACACag gggaggagggagcagagccgGAGCCGGAGGCCGAGCCCGCGCTGGAGCTGTCCGACTACCCCTGGTTCCACGGCACGCTGTCACGGGTCAGGGCGGCTCAGCTGGTGCTGGCGGGGGGGCCCCGGAGCCACGGCCTCTTCGTGATCCGCCAGAGTGAGACTCGGCCGGGGGAGTACGTGCTGACCTTCAACTTCCAGGGCAAGGCCAAG CACCTGCGCCTGTCCTTGAACGGCCACGGGCAGTGCCACGTACAGCACCTGTGGTTCCAGTCTGTGCTTGACATGCTCCGCCACTTCCACACCCACCCCATCCCGCTGGAGTCAGGTGGCTCAGCAGACATCACCCTGCGCAGCTATGTGCGGGCCCAGGGCCCCCCACCTG ACCCGAGGCCCGCGCCCCCCGCCACGCCCGCGCCCCCCGCCTGCTGGAGCGAGCCGCCCGGCCAGCACTACTTCTCCAGCCTCGCTGCCACCGCCTGCCCCCCCGCCTCGCCCTCGGAGCCGGGCGGCGCCTCGTCCTCGTCCGCCTCGTCGTCCTCGGCCGCGTCTGGGCCCGGCGGCGCGCGCGCCCCCACCGAGGGTCCGCTCAGCGCGCGCAGCCGCAGCAACAGCGCCGAGCGCCTTCTGGAGGCGGCGGGGGGCGCCGAGGAGCCCCCCGAGGCCGGGCCGGGCGAGGGATCGCGGGGCCGCACGCGCGCCGTGGAGAACCAGTACTCCTTCTACTAG
- the SH2B2 gene encoding SH2B adapter protein 2 isoform X7 yields the protein MGRLLTTAGGCDGTGAMNGAAPGPAAAAAPVPVPVPVPVPDWRQFCELHAQAAAVDFAHKFCRFLRDNPAYDTPDAGASFSRHFAANFLDVFGEEVRRVLVAAPASPGAMEPEAAGPPALKAAGYGHSRSSEDVSAHAAAKARVRKGFSLRNMSLCVMDGVRDMWHRRASPEPDVGAAPRAAEPPAEPRDKWTRRLRLSRTLAAKVELVDIQREGALRFMVADDAAAGPGGAAQWQKCRLLLRRAVAGERFRLEFFVPPKASKPKVSIPLSAIIEVRTTMPLEMPEKDNTFVLKVENGAEYILETIDSLQKHSWVADIQGCVDPGDSEEDTEPSCARGGCLASRMASCSCELLTDAVDPARPPETTAAVVTAPHSRARDAVSESLVHVPLETFLETLESPGGSGGDSNNTGEEGAEPEPEAEPALELSDYPWFHGTLSRVRAAQLVLAGGPRSHGLFVIRQSETRPGEYVLTFNFQGKAKHLRLSLNGHGQCHVQHLWFQSVLDMLRHFHTHPIPLESGGSADITLRSYVRAQGPPPDPRPAPPATPAPPACWSEPPGQHYFSSLAATACPPASPSEPGGASSSSASSSSAASGPGGARAPTEGPLSARSRSNSAERLLEAAGGAEEPPEAGPGEGSRGRTRAVENQYSFY from the exons ATGGGGCGCCTCTTGACCA CCGCAGGGGGCTGCGATGGGACGGGAGCCATGAATGGtgccgcccccggccccgccgccgccgccgccccggtcccggtcccggtcccggtcccggtcccggacTGGCGGCAGTTCTGCGAGCTGCACGCGCAGGCGGCCGCCGTGGATTTTGCGCACAAGTTCTGCCGCTTCCTGCGCGACAACCCGGCCTACGACACGCCCGACGCTGGAGCCTCCTTCTCCCGCCACTTTGCCGCCAACTTCCTGGACGTCTTCGGCGAGGAGGTGCGCCGCGTGCTGGTGGCCGCGCCGGCGTCCCCCGGGGCCATGGAGCCCGAGGCGGCGGGGCCCCCGGCGCTCAAGGCGGCGGGGTACGGCCACTCGCGGAGCTCGGAGGACGTGTCGGCGCACGCGGCGGCCAAGGCCCGCGTCCGCAAGGGCTTCTCGCTGCGCAACATGAGCCTGTGCGTGATGGACGGCGTGCGCGACATGTGGCACCGGCGCGCCTCGCCCGAGCCCGACGTGGGGGCTGCCCCGCGGGCCGCCGAGCCCCCGGCCGAGCCGCGTGACAAGTGGACGCGGCGCCTGCGGCTGTCGCGGACGCTGGCGGCCAAGGTGGAGCTGGTGGACATCCAGCGCGAGGGCGCGCTGCGCTTCATGGTGGCCGACGACGCGGCCGCGGGCCCCGGGGGCGCCGCCCAGTGGCAGAAGTGCCGCCTGCTGCTGCGCAGAGCCGTGGCCGGCGAGCGCTTCCGCCTGGAGTTCTTCGTGCCACCCAAG GCCTCCAAGCCCAAGGTCAGCATCCCTCTCTCGGCCATCATCGAGGTCCGCACCACGATGCCCCTGGAGATGCCGGAGAAGGACAACACGTTCGTGCTCAAG GTGGAGAACGGAGCAGAGTACATCCTGGAGACCATCGACTCCCTGCAGAAGCACTCATGGGTGGCTGACATCCAGGGCTGCGTGGATCCCGG GGACAGCGAGGAAGACACCGAGCCCTCCTGTGCCCGGGGAGGCTGTCTGGCCAGCCGCATGGCCTCCTGCAGCTGTGAGCTCCTGACGGACG CAGTGGACCCGGCCCGGCCCCCAGAGACAACGGCAGCTGTGGTGACAGCCCCGCATAGCCGAGCTCGAGATGCAGTCAGCGAGTCCCTGGTCCATGTCCCACTGGAGACCTTCCTAGAGACCCTGGAATCCCCAGGCGGCAGTGGTGGCGACAGCAATAACACag gggaggagggagcagagccgGAGCCGGAGGCCGAGCCCGCGCTGGAGCTGTCCGACTACCCCTGGTTCCACGGCACGCTGTCACGGGTCAGGGCGGCTCAGCTGGTGCTGGCGGGGGGGCCCCGGAGCCACGGCCTCTTCGTGATCCGCCAGAGTGAGACTCGGCCGGGGGAGTACGTGCTGACCTTCAACTTCCAGGGCAAGGCCAAG CACCTGCGCCTGTCCTTGAACGGCCACGGGCAGTGCCACGTACAGCACCTGTGGTTCCAGTCTGTGCTTGACATGCTCCGCCACTTCCACACCCACCCCATCCCGCTGGAGTCAGGTGGCTCAGCAGACATCACCCTGCGCAGCTATGTGCGGGCCCAGGGCCCCCCACCTG ACCCGAGGCCCGCGCCCCCCGCCACGCCCGCGCCCCCCGCCTGCTGGAGCGAGCCGCCCGGCCAGCACTACTTCTCCAGCCTCGCTGCCACCGCCTGCCCCCCCGCCTCGCCCTCGGAGCCGGGCGGCGCCTCGTCCTCGTCCGCCTCGTCGTCCTCGGCCGCGTCTGGGCCCGGCGGCGCGCGCGCCCCCACCGAGGGTCCGCTCAGCGCGCGCAGCCGCAGCAACAGCGCCGAGCGCCTTCTGGAGGCGGCGGGGGGCGCCGAGGAGCCCCCCGAGGCCGGGCCGGGCGAGGGATCGCGGGGCCGCACGCGCGCCGTGGAGAACCAGTACTCCTTCTACTAG